In a genomic window of Cytobacillus sp. FSL H8-0458:
- a CDS encoding GerAB/ArcD/ProY family transporter codes for MYQIQEQPIPDRLKISPFLVFYLIMSMQIGIGVLVYQRDIAKDAGYDAWISILFAGGCIHVILWMIYKIAETVDEDSVTVHKYLLGNSIGKAISTIFIGYFFYMSYL; via the coding sequence TTGTACCAGATACAGGAGCAGCCAATACCAGACAGATTGAAGATATCCCCATTTTTAGTATTTTATTTAATTATGTCCATGCAAATTGGCATTGGGGTTCTTGTCTATCAGAGAGACATCGCAAAGGATGCAGGCTATGATGCCTGGATTTCCATCCTGTTTGCCGGAGGATGCATACATGTCATCCTTTGGATGATTTATAAAATTGCCGAAACGGTTGATGAAGATTCTGTGACAGTCCATAAGTACCTTCTAGGCAATTCAATCGGCAAAGCAATCAGCACCATTTTCATAGGTTACTTTTTTTATATGTCTTACCTATAG
- the manA gene encoding mannose-6-phosphate isomerase, class I — MYKNEPIFLQPVFQERIWGGQKLRREFNYEITNDKTGEAWVISAHPHGPSIITNGPLAGKTLADAWNEHKELFNKNAADQGEYPLLVKILDAADDLSVQVHPDDQFAREVEGVPYGKTECWYVLSAEEGAELVLGHHAKTEGELAAMIDQGEWNKLLRRVKVKAGDFVYVPSGTIHAIGKGIVILETQQSSDITYRVYDYDRTDDAGNKRELHLERSKQVTTVPHQDAAVEQTKTVNGGLAAKKLVEEQYFTVYHWELNGQADCEMTADYLQVSVVDGKAAITMEGNSCDLEKGVHFILPHGVRQFKLEGKAEVIVSHE, encoded by the coding sequence ATGTATAAAAATGAGCCGATTTTTTTACAGCCTGTGTTTCAAGAGAGGATTTGGGGCGGGCAGAAATTAAGAAGAGAGTTTAATTATGAGATTACGAATGATAAGACAGGGGAGGCGTGGGTGATTTCTGCGCATCCGCATGGCCCAAGCATTATCACCAATGGTCCGCTAGCAGGGAAGACATTGGCTGATGCTTGGAATGAGCATAAGGAACTTTTTAATAAAAATGCTGCTGATCAAGGTGAGTATCCGTTGCTTGTAAAGATTTTGGATGCAGCGGATGATTTATCTGTTCAAGTTCATCCGGATGATCAATTTGCCCGCGAAGTCGAAGGCGTGCCTTATGGCAAAACGGAATGCTGGTACGTATTAAGTGCCGAAGAAGGGGCCGAGCTTGTGTTAGGACATCATGCCAAGACAGAGGGAGAATTAGCGGCCATGATCGATCAAGGAGAATGGAACAAACTTTTACGCCGAGTGAAGGTGAAAGCTGGCGATTTTGTTTATGTGCCAAGCGGTACCATTCATGCCATTGGAAAAGGCATTGTCATCCTGGAAACACAGCAAAGCTCCGATATTACCTATCGTGTTTATGATTATGACCGTACAGATGATGCCGGCAACAAGCGTGAATTGCATCTTGAACGTTCCAAACAAGTGACAACTGTTCCGCATCAGGATGCCGCAGTTGAGCAGACAAAAACTGTTAATGGCGGTTTGGCTGCAAAGAAATTGGTGGAGGAGCAGTATTTTACTGTGTATCATTGGGAATTGAATGGTCAGGCTGATTGTGAAATGACTGCTGATTACTTACAGGTGAGTGTTGTAGACGGCAAGGCTGCTATTACTATGGAGGGAAATTCCTGCGATTTAGAAAAAGGTGTCCATTTTATTCTGCCTCATGGCGTTCGCCAATTTAAATTGGAAGGGAAAG